The window AAACCGTTTCTCCCTCTGAAGCAGATCAGCGAAATCTTTTAGAAGATATTGTAGAGTTACTTCCATACCATAAAGGGATTGTCGCTACTGCATTTCTTCTAAGGCTCCTTCGCACTGCCATGATTCTACACGTGAGTCCATCATGTCAAGAAAATCTTGAGAAACGCGTTGGGTCCCAGTTGGATTCAGCTGTTTTAGAAGACATATTGATACCAAATCAGGGGTTCAATACAGTTGAGACTTTGTATGACATAGATTGTTTTCAAAGAATACTTGAATACTTCATGTCTATAGACCAGGCTCCAAGTGCGCTATGTTCTCCTTCCATAGTTGAAGAGGGGTCTGAGGGTGGGATCGGGCCACAGTCTTTGGAGTCTATGACATCAGTCGCCAATCTGGTTGACGCGTTTCTTGCAGATGTGGCAGCTGATGTTAATTTGAAGCTCCCACAATTTCAGTCTCTTGCTGCTTTTGTCCCTGACTATGCTCGCGCATTTTCTGATGGCATTTACCGTgcaattgacatatttttcaaGGTACAAAGTTTGCTTATTTGATCGGGTTTGTGCTAAGGTTACTTCCTTCagatgaaatgttttgaaattaCAAAAACTACAATTTATTGGTTTTCTAAgcatttttttctttgtattcaACGATACAGGCCCATCCTTGGCTTACAGACTGTGAGCGAGAGCAAATGTGTAAACTTATGAATGTTCAAAAGCTCTCACTGGATGCCAGCGCTCATGCAGCTCGTAATGAGAGGCTCCCTATTCGTGTTATCGTTCAAGTCCTCTTTTTTGAACAAGTACGCCTCAGAACATCAATTGCTGGTTGGTTTTACGTCTCTGAAAATGAAGGTGGTGGTGTGGTTCGTTCACAGGAAAGAGGTGGTGGGAGGACAGGAATGGGTGATATGAGGGAACGTGTTATTGGGCTCGAGAAAGAGTGTGAAAGCATGAAGTATGAGATACGGAAAGTGGTCAAACTCAAGAGAAGTTGGAACATCTTTTGCAAGCGAAAAATCAAGAGAATTTGAGTATGTTTTGTTTGTCATAGCTTGTCACTTCATACTTTTTTCATGTTTCCAGAAAAGACTAATTTTCTCAGTATGACCATGAGAATGTTTCCTCCTGACTCCTGAGTATACTTAATTTTATTTGGTTAAgcagtttatgtttttttttaaccaagaATGTAAACAAAATGAGTGACTAATTTAACTGAATTTGAATCAGTATTACTGGAATATGCTAACTAGCTAATGGGTCCAACAGGTTTCATGATCGGGCCAATCTTAACCGGGCATCGTGGGGATGGTGGCCCTAGACCAATCTCGAGCCTTTACTTGTTACCTCAACTTTAGTTAGACCCTTGTAGGTTACATCAATGGTTGTTTGGTCTGCAATTTAAACCCTacaacaaacataatatgtcaTATGCCCATATCTGTTTGTTTCTAACATGTCTCCAGCATATATGTTTCTGCACTCACTCTCCATGTGATAAAAAGGATGGGTTCCACTTAAAgcataataaaattttatttctaCTTTTAAGTTATACAAAATTTATTAAGTCATGCTTAGTTCATAAAGATCTGCCTTTAAGTAAAGTCGAAATTTAACAAAGAGAAACGTCACGATAACAGTATTGCTTCACCGTGAAAAGGTTGGAAAAAACTAAATAAGTGGCATCAAGATGCATATATATGGTATGTTTACAACCTGTGTAATAAACCAGAGTTGCAAGTGAAGGGGGTTACAAAAGAAAGATTTCCTACATGTTCTTGAGGTCATTTCCATCATCAACAATTTACAAAATCAGAAAAGATTAATACCCTTCACATAAAAAATCTAATTAGAACAAAAGCCCTTTTAAAGTTAGCTCCTTTTTTTGACTGCCACTGATACTTCTTTAACGATAAAACACTTGTCTGAAACAAAATCTCCCATTTTTCGCTTTGATCATCTAGAGATATCATAGTCGGTGAATTCGAGTTGTTGCTCCATTTCCCAGTTCAACCTCAGAGCAGCTCCTTCATGGCATGGAACATACTCCTGTCATTCATCAATTAAAAAGGTTATCTCAATCAGTCAAACTCACTAAACTTTGAAATTACAAACACAAGAATTCTcttaacttatttaaaaaattgtttgaTGTCCAAGGTTATTTATAGCAGATGATACAATCATAAGTAATGATAATCAGATTTTGTCAAATTCATATCATGTTTTGAGTTTGTTAATTCATTAGTTTGACCTGAAAATTCAAAGTGGCTTACCTCCAACTTGCGGACCAAAACCTTAGCAGTTGGAGCTGACACGATGATGTGGCGTGCACTTGGGCTAACAAAACCTTCTTCCACTGCTTTGTCGATAAATGACAATAATGAATTGTAGTATCCATCCACGTTCAGCAAACCAACCTGCAATATTTTTCAGTATCTCAAATGCTATGAATTCCAATGgtcttaaaaattaaaaatcgaaATTGGATTATTTAGTGATTTTACCGGCTTCTCATGAATCCCAAGTTGAGCCCAGGTTATCACTTCTAGCAGCTCTTCAAGAGTGCCATACCCACCTGTTACATAAGAATTTAGAATATATGCTATAAACTTTTCTAACCTAGATGCTCAAAGAGGTAAACAAGGTTAGCTAATACTTGTGTTAAATCATCAAAGCATTGTCAACCTACATAGTGTTTCTTTCCTCTAAATAAAATCTCATACAAGATAAGGTGATTATAAGAAAACTCGAGAACATGTTGGATAAGATAATTCCCACCAATAAATCTTTCAGTGGTAGTTACTCAAATTATTTAACTAAATATGATACGAAACACAAAATCTCCATGTTATTACACAAATAAGCATGAGATTCCTTATTAACCCATAAAAGGGACTTTGCTGACCATAGCCTAAAttgttaaagtaaaataatGTGCATAGCGgttgataataatttttaggGACATGTCATTAATGTACAACATTTTACTCGGTGTGAACCATAACCCTTGATTAGCTAAATCCTAAAAGAAAAGGTTCTTTTTTCTCATAAAAGaagtacaaattttaagatGTTGACAGATTGGTCAAGGCTTTAAAAGCATGATGTTTTAATCATGAATCTTGGGATGTGGGTTGTTAAAAAGTTCAGAGCTTTCTTTGACCATAAAGCTTCTGGTATAAGTTGCTTTCAAGGCACTACAGATATCAAACTTTGATCAATACTCAATTGGTAATCATAAAGTAAAAACACAGCACAATTAGCTTCTGTTCTGCCAAATCAAATGTAGCTTTCAAGACTTGTGCTTTGTGCATTTGTCAGTTGTACTTTATTAGTAAGACACAGAACCTAAAAAGGATTCTTTATTGTAATTTGTGAAATAATCATTCTCTTAATGACCCTTAAATACTTTTGTTGATGATAAGTCTAGTAAGAGCACTTTGTACTTTGCATCATAAGGAAAACAACTTTCTCATGCAATTTCTTGATGATAAGTCTAGTAAGAGCCACTTTACACCACTAAATCATTAACTTTTCCCATCATCATACTTGTGTTTCTATGTTTCAGTTTGCAAACAAATCATAGTTTTCATAAATATACAGAAATTTTCCATACGTTACAAGTATATATGTGTATCGAAAAAGACAAAAGCATGCTTTGTAAAAATTGTCACTCTTTCGGATAAAACATACTTCGTTTGCAAACTAAGTTAAAAGTATGATGACACGGAAAGCTAAccttttataaatatgtattagTGTTGGTGCAAAGTCATTTCACTCATTCGCATAAAGACTTATTAACCACATAAGTAGACCATCTTCAACTTTAAGAACTAACATATTTTTGTTAGCTACccatattatttatgaaaatgtaAATTTTGCAATAATGAAGGcttttatatacgagtatatgacaATTGGAACATGAATACAAAAAGAACTATCCTAACTAACATGGAAtattctttctatatatataaatgtataaccAATCCATAATCCGTCCCCGGCCCGCCGACCAGTCTTGTGGTCAACATAAAGAGAGATAAATTGCATAACACCATGATTAAAGGACATGTGGCCGGACTTTGAACCACGACCTCCGATTTTATGTTGCATGACCAGAACAAAGTTAAAAATGAGAATTTTCTAATAATGATGAATGTGTAACAAAACTCAGATTAAtggttattataattatttgttttaatttaactaCCAGAGCTGCTTTCATGTAATGATGAACTTGCATAATGAATTTTTGTGAAAGAATGTGAATGAATAATGATGCAGGATTATACTGATTACAAACCTGGCAAAGCAATAAAAGCATCAGAATGCTTAGCCATCTCTGCTTTCCTCTGATGCATATCAGCCACTGCTTTCACTTCTCCTACTGTCTCACCAGTTAACTGCACAAAACAAAACCAAAGTTATCTAAAACAAGCCTAATTTCTTTTCACACTAATTTTGGACACACAAGTTATGATAGTGTTACAGAAATGTTGGACTTTAATTCAGGAAGCTTTTGCAGTTTTCACTTTTCAGATTCAGAGCTTGCGGTCCATAACACATATGTGCTATATGACTACTTGTATAGCATGCATTATAGGAAAATTTGGCAGTTTCTGAATCAGAATAGGAAAGTTTCAAAATAGCCAtattgaaacaaaaaacatatagCAGACAAGCCACCCAACATGTTATCTGGATAAGGCTACAGTTTACATGGACCAAGAAAGAAACAAAGTTCAagaacaattttatttttatctctcACCCATAAAAGATCACCAATCACATTCATAAAATAAACCATTATCCTTGAATAATACTGTGtcattttgtaaaaaaataaatacattaattGCCAGCACtcaatagataaaaataaacagCATAATAAGAGACTATTTCAGTTAAGTCATTCTTTACTCATCAAGTTCAAAACAAAGAGACCCAAATAATCCTAAGAATCTGAACAACTTTAAAGCCAAAGAAGCTTCCCAAATATGCAAGATTCTTAGTTTAGCATTTTAACATATTCAAGAAACTTCCCAAACATTACAAGATTTATATTTTGCACTTTTTAAAGATTATTTAGGTATGTGAGTTGCACAAATCCCGGATATTAAACATATACTATTTGTTGTATTatacttttgttatttttatacaagtaaaagtttataaactTTATGTGTAAAAATGGCAGACATACCTCTCTAGGCATGAGTGTCTTGGGAATGACCCTGCAATAGAAATATAAGACAATAACATgacaaaagtattagttttaATCAAAGAGAATTCCCAAAAAAACATACTGATTTTGTTCCATAATCATCCCATATTTAtcaataattttattgttttgaagACTTCTAGACCATGATTTtgcacatacacacacacacacacacgcacacacacaaCACACTttgtctatatatgtatattaccCGATAACATGGCGACCACCATCATGAACAGCTTGTGAAACCAATCCCATTAAACCTATGCTacctcctccatacaccaaatcAATGTTTCTTGAAACCTGCAAAAAATATCATTACTGAGTCAACTCAgtccttaataaaaaaaaatgcttattgGCTTTTTTTAAGGTGAATATTGGTGGAAACTTCATGTTAGTGATTCGCATACGTTGTTTAAACCGggtttcaaatacccgatgggaaAAAACCCTACTAATCGGTCCGAAATCACTTTTTTGGTTTGGCTTATATGGATAATCATGActtaaaaatgacaaaataagcTCATAAGACTAAAAAGCTACAAAACAATAGACCTATAAAAAGTAAGACCAAATAAGCTAAGCCAAACACCCCCTTCAACCCACCCTTTTAGCAAAGCTTTTACTACGGACTAA is drawn from Erigeron canadensis isolate Cc75 chromosome 9, C_canadensis_v1, whole genome shotgun sequence and contains these coding sequences:
- the LOC122583636 gene encoding BTB/POZ domain-containing protein At5g03250-like, with amino-acid sequence MACMKLGTKTDAFRLEGHTWHCTSGLPSDVTVEIGETTFHLHKFPLISRSGLLTKVIGDSLNEDEHSIVHLDEIPGGSKTFELIARFCYDVKIELTAHNVISLRCAAECLEMTDEYGAENLITLTESFLIEVLGTWTDSMKALESCEEVLPDAEELFLVSRCITSLATKACMPFNAAMSSNHENGLTPIVWNGISTSNKTEITHDDWWYKDVSLLSLHLYKRVIRAIASRGMKPETIAGSLVGYLRRCIPLLNRELGFTDANHIKTVSPSEADQRNLLEDIVELLPYHKGIVATAFLLRLLRTAMILHVSPSCQENLEKRVGSQLDSAVLEDILIPNQGFNTVETLYDIDCFQRILEYFMSIDQAPSALCSPSIVEEGSEGGIGPQSLESMTSVANLVDAFLADVAADVNLKLPQFQSLAAFVPDYARAFSDGIYRAIDIFFKAHPWLTDCEREQMCKLMNVQKLSLDASAHAARNERLPIRVIVQVLFFEQVRLRTSIAGWFYVSENEGGGVVRSQERGGGRTGMGDMRERVIGLEKECESMKYEIRKVVKLKRSWNIFCKRKIKRI
- the LOC122581113 gene encoding cytokinin riboside 5'-monophosphate phosphoribohydrolase LOG3-like, producing the protein MELNGEMKVSKFKRICVFCGSSQGKKSSYQDAAIELGKELVSRNIDLVYGGGSIGLMGLVSQAVHDGGRHVIGVIPKTLMPRELTGETVGEVKAVADMHQRKAEMAKHSDAFIALPGGYGTLEELLEVITWAQLGIHEKPVGLLNVDGYYNSLLSFIDKAVEEGFVSPSARHIIVSAPTAKVLVRKLEEYVPCHEGAALRLNWEMEQQLEFTDYDISR